The following proteins are co-located in the Manihot esculenta cultivar AM560-2 chromosome 9, M.esculenta_v8, whole genome shotgun sequence genome:
- the LOC110622329 gene encoding noroxomaritidine/norcraugsodine reductase has protein sequence MAELLQDKRWSLKGMTALVTGGTRGIGHAIVEEFAGFGVTVHTCSRNQKELDQCLQEWKNKGLKVTGSMCDLSQRDQRDKLMETVSSIFHGKLNILVNNAAVGLLKDAVDFTAEDISILMSTNFESVFHLCQLSYPMFKASGYGSVVNISSNSSFVAIPSLSVYEASKGAVNQITKNLACEWAKDNIRVNAIAPGLIKSSPKQAYPEREFLNRYITQTPISRPGEPYEISSMVAFLCFPTASFITGQVIVVDGGFTINGFCESNNS, from the exons ATGGCAGAATTACTTCAAGATAAGAGATGGTCTCTTAAGGGCATGACTGCTCTTGTCACCGGAGGCACCCGAGGCATTGG GCATGCAATTGTAGAAGAATTTGCAGGGTTTGGGGTGACAGTCCACACGTGCTCACGAAACCAGAAGGAGCTTGATCAGTGTTTACAAGAATGGAAAAACAAGGGTCTCAAAGTAACTGGGTCTATGTGCGATTTGTCTCAACGAGACCAAAGGGATAAACTCATGGAGACAGTCTCCTCCATCTTTCATGGAAAGCTTAATATTCTT GTGAATAATGCTGCAGTTGGTCTGTTAAAAGATGCTGTAGACTTTACTGCTGAAGATATCTCGATTCTAATGAGCACCAACTTTGAATCTGTTTTTCATTTGTGTCAACTTTCGTATCCAATGTTTAAGGCTTCTGGTTATGGAAGTGTCGTAAATATTTCCTCCAATTCCAGCTTTGTTGCTATCCCTTCTCTTTCTGTCTATGAAGCCTCTAAAG GTGCAGTGAATCAAATCACAAAGAATTTGGCTTGCGAGTGGGCTAAGGACAATATTCGCGTTAATGCAATTGCGCCAGGGCTAATCAAAAGTTCTCCAAAGCAG GCATATCCTGAAAGagaatttttaaatagatataTAACTCAAACTCCTATTAGTCGGCCTGGAGAGCCTTATGAGATTTCATCAATGGTGGCATTCCTTTGCTTCCCCACTGCTTCATTTATCACTGGCCAGGTTATTGTTGTTGATGGAGGATTCACCATTAATGGTTTCTGCGAATCTAACAATAGCTAA